The DNA sequence TAACCGAGAAATTATCATTTTTTGTCCCTATTCAAAAATTACCGAAAGGTTTTAAGTACAGGTATTTATGGGTTTTGAATGGTTAGCCATTTTAATGTTTGTGGGTTTTTTCTTTATTTTAATTACCGGTTACCCTGTGGCTTTCTCTTTTGCGGGAACGGCTTTTATTTTTGGTCTAATCGGGATGGCGGTGGGGGCTTTTAATCCGAGTCGGTTGCTATTGTTACCGAATATTTGGTTCGGTACTATGTCTAATTTTACTTTGCTCGCTATTCCTTTTTTTGTTTTTCTGGGCGCGGTTTTGGAAAAATCGGGATTAGCGGAGGAGTTGCTAGAAGCGATTGGTATTATTTTGAGTCGCTTACGGGGAGGTTTGGCTTTAGCGGTTGTGTTGGTGGGTACTGTTTTGGCGGCGACAACGGGAGTAGTAGCGGCGACAGTAATTGTCATGGGGATGCTATCTCTACCGATGATGCTGCGCTATGGCTACGATAAGCAACTGGCTTCAGGAATCATCGTCGCTTCAGGTACTCTGGCTCAGTTAATTCCGCCTAGTTTGGTTTTAGTAATTTTGAGCGATCAAATTGGTGTCTCAGTCGGTGACTTATTTTTGGGAGCGTTAATTCCTGGATTAATGTTGTCTGGTTCTTATATTCTCTATATTCTGGGATTGGCTTGGTTTAAACCGGAAAAAGTACCCCTTTTACCCCATGATGTAATCATTCCCAAAGGTAATCAATTATTGAAATTAATTTTCAAAGCAATTGTTCCCCCAATTGTTCTGATTTTTGTGATTTTGGGCAGTATTTTTACAGGTTTAGCTAGTCCCACTGAAGCAGGAGCGGTAGGAGCAGTAGGAGCTTGTCTTTTGGCTGCTTTAAATCGACGTTTAACACCCCAACTGATTCGCGATGCTTCCCACTCTACGGCGGTTATTACGGCTTTAGTTGTGATGATTTTATTTTGTTCTGCTCTGTTTGGTTTGGTATTTGATGCTTTGGGAGGAAAAACTCTAATTACTAATTTACTTACGGGTTTACCTGGGGGATATATTAGTTTTTTAATTGTCAGTAATCTAGCGATTTTTCTCTTAGGTGTTTTTCTGGAGTTTATTGAAATTTGTTTTATTGCTATGCCTTTATTTGTTCCAGCGGCTCAAGCTTTAGGTATCGATATGGTCTGGTTTGGGGTGGTTATGGCGGTTAAT is a window from the Gloeocapsa sp. PCC 73106 genome containing:
- a CDS encoding TRAP transporter large permease subunit — encoded protein: MGFEWLAILMFVGFFFILITGYPVAFSFAGTAFIFGLIGMAVGAFNPSRLLLLPNIWFGTMSNFTLLAIPFFVFLGAVLEKSGLAEELLEAIGIILSRLRGGLALAVVLVGTVLAATTGVVAATVIVMGMLSLPMMLRYGYDKQLASGIIVASGTLAQLIPPSLVLVILSDQIGVSVGDLFLGALIPGLMLSGSYILYILGLAWFKPEKVPLLPHDVIIPKGNQLLKLIFKAIVPPIVLIFVILGSIFTGLASPTEAGAVGAVGACLLAALNRRLTPQLIRDASHSTAVITALVVMILFCSALFGLVFDALGGKTLITNLLTGLPGGYISFLIVSNLAIFLLGVFLEFIEICFIAMPLFVPAAQALGIDMVWFGVVMAVNLQTAFISPPVGFSLFYLQSVAPKEVSTLDIHKSAIPFMILQFIVLLIVIIFPQTVLWLIEVSNS